The Juglans regia cultivar Chandler chromosome 10, Walnut 2.0, whole genome shotgun sequence genome includes the window ttaaaaaagtcatattttttaaattggagGTTAAGGGATCCTTCGAAGTATCCTAATGGCCATCTAAATATCGACTTTTTATCAAATACCTGTGTTGTTCTTCCAGTTTCACTCTATACGTAGCACTGCTAAGAGCATTTTCCATCACATTTTCATACAATTATCACAACTTATAGTTACTAACTCATTTgtaaagataaatgatatttacagttttaaagtgtgcaagctttacactctctttaaaaaatgtgagtaaatataaaatttacatgaaaaattaattttttaataataaaactcaaTCATCTGTAAAATTGTCAAATGGCATAGAACTAGATGTTAATTTaaccaataataaataaacagttaCATTTGAGTTGTCGTTTTTGTCAAGACATAAACGGAGTGTCGTCACGAATTTTGTGAACGCAGGCGCAGCGCACGCACCTCTTCGTAGGATTTTAAAGTCGTCTCGGTCAAAACCCTACATTATACACATTATAAAACCCATATCAAGTCTCTTCCTTCTGCTCTCTGCCTTGTAATGGCTTCTAAGCGGCTTAAAGAAGACCCACCACCCGCCTATACTtctggagaagacgaagagtcTGATGAAGATGCCGTTTCAGatgaagaagtagaagaaaagaatgaaaagtcTGAAGATGAACAAGGTGAAGAAGACGATGATGAtggggaagatgaagaagaagaggaagaaaaatccCCTGCAAGGAAACCCTCTGTAaactcatcatcttcttctaagGTCGTCTCCAAACCCCAGACCTCATCCGGATCCGAAACTGAATCCGGGTCCGCCTCTGAGTCCGAAAAGTCCCCTGCTACCCCGTCCGTCTCCGGTTTCACCATTAAGCCGATCACTTCCAAGCCAATGGGAGAGCTGCCCAAGCCCAAGAAGCCCAACAATAACAGCAACAACCAATCCACTCCGATCGCTGTTTCTGGGTCTTTGTCGAAGCGTGCAGCAGAGACCGACCCCAGCAACACAAAGAACCCAAAGAAGAGGAAGGTATCGTCATCGTCGGCCACCAACGGCGACGATGAGGATTCGAAGAAGCCACCCGGAACCTTACAACGGCTGTGGAGCGAGGAGGACGAGCTCGCCGTTCTCAAGGGCATGATCGAGTACGAGTCCAAGAAAGGGTCGAATTCGTACGCAGACATGGGTGCGCTCCACGAGTTCATGAAGAGAAAACTCCACGTGGAGGTCTCCAAGGCCCAGTTGATGGAAAAGATTcggaggatgaagaagaaataCCGGACCAACTTCGAGAAAGGTGGCGAGGACATGGTTTTCTCTAAGCCCCACGAGCACAAGGCCTTCGAGCTTTCCAAGAAGATTTGGGGCAATGTGGCTAACAACAAAAATGAGCCATCTAGCAATCAAAAAGGCAAAGCTAATAACGGCACTTCAGTGGCATTGGCATTACCAAAGCAAGAAGTGGCTATTGGGGGAAAGGAGGAATTGGGTAATGGGGAGACGAAGGGTGATGAAAAAACGGAAAACTTTGGGATGAGTTATCCATGTTTGAATGCTGCATTGGAGACGATGGCAGGTACGGGTTGTTTGGGGTTTGGGAAGAGTTATACGAGGGATTTCATGGTGGACATTGGAAACGCCAAAGCGatggagttggagaacaaggGCAGGAAGGTGAGGGAGGCTGAGTTGGAGGCGTATGTGAAGAAAACGGAGTTTCTTCACGAGCTAAGTAAGCTTAAGTTAGAGATAATGAAAAAGAGGGCTTAAAAACGGAGGTAACCTTTGGGTTTATGGTTGtgtttggtttatgttttgatTGGGTCAATTTGGTATGATTTTAGGGACAGAGTTGGATTTTGTCGAGACCCGCTGTGTCAAATTCATATGGGGTTTCAAAGTTTTGCTTTAGATCACATTATTAACTTGAGatataagttttattatatGGGATGATTTGCTTTTGAATATGTTCATGGTGTCGTCTTGGTGTCtttttgttgttgatgtttTGGCAGATTATCCCGAGAGAAATTCAACTGAAGTTGTGCTGTATATTCTGgttaatttttaagttgatgTAGGGATCAGCAACGCATCGCACCAGTGCACGACTGGTTTTTATAATTTCAGAAACCAATAAAATTTTAAGCTCATTTTGAATTGTCTTTGTGCCTTAAAGAGAGGTTTCTCGCTGCTTTTTTGGTCCCCTATAGCTTGGAGGAAGAAgctaaattttcttttctttccagtgttttttttttgtccagaCGAATAGAATAGGGAAAATGCATAGCATTCCTCTTATGCCAATATTTCTTCTACCATTCTTGAAATTAACAAACACTtccacaaacttttttttaatccaaacttcacgttttcaattttaaaaactgACAAACACATTCATTCCATCAAGCATAATACCcaatatttatatctataattcTTGAAACTAACATATAAATGTAGCCAACCATCAAGCATAATACCcaatatttatatctataattcttgaaactaatatataaatgtaGCCAACCGCTCTTCTTTTGCCAAGATTTTTAGTTGTAGCTAATAGTCTTGAACTTTGGACTTTGGATGAGagactaaggccttgtttgtttttcaaaaacatctcgtctcatctcatctcatctcacctcatcattacaactttctcaaatccccacacaaataaaataaacaattcaactttttcaaatcccaaaacaacaataatattaaaaaatatattctaacaatattttattcaactttttaactttaatctcaactcatctcatctcatctctgaaaacaaacgagccctaaatggCGTAACGTATGAACAGTTAGAAAAGGGGATTTGGGAGAAAGCAAACAGATCCAGGGGCGATAAGGGGAAGAGCAGTTGGAGGaagtaaatttgtaataaaataatgctTATAGAGATGAACAGTCAGTTTTTAAATATGGAAATGAACTTAAATGCATTGTAGCTCAAAATTGGAGATTTTAGTGTATATCGAATCCAATAcattgattttaaatacaaattctttaaattttaaaaagagacaACGTTGTTTGAAGAGACTCatgctaatgctctaaaacGTTATACAAAcaacatttctctttaaatccaaacctaTGGTGCAAGCTATCATGTTTAAATTgctcagattttttttaaaaaataatttaaatattttttaaaagtcttttcttaaataaaataaataaaaatataaaataaataatattattgttacatcacaatgtaaaatattaatttacaaaaaataaaataaataataatacatcataactaattataatatcatttttgtattttatttttattttaaaatttaaaaagattgaattaatttttgtattttttttaaaataagaccCGGTTAAGGATAACTAGTTATATAACCGGGTTTGTAATCTGGTCCATATTAGATTTGGATTCATCTTATCCGCTCGGGTTCAATTTATAATTACCCAAATTCATCAAGATTTCCAAGTTTCAaacctgataaaaaaaaaaataaaaattcggTTGCACACCCCTAATATCTTTGTCGCAACTCTCGTGGATGCGTTAAAAATCTACCCAACCTAAATATCGCAGGTACCGAAAAGCTTTTCCTCCAACGTTAACCACAATTGCCAAAGgcccaaaattgaaaataccATGTTTTTATTCTTCCAAATAAGGACAAAGCAAGATCATGATCCATCATCATCCCTGAACGACCTTAATTCCCACGTGCCGGACTTGTTTGGACAGAGAGATAATTTTaggtaattttatatatttcttttatcgaacatatataaaatatttttttttaattttaaatattaaaatttttgatcaaatcaatatccaaacacaaaatctaatacaacttttttagattttgaaacaaAGCATAAAAAGGAATAACATTTTCCAATttgagaacaaaaataatattaaataattttttaactttataatatttttattcaattttttctctctcattttttaaaatttaataattattttaattcaaattattttattattattcacagatatcTTCTAATATTCTAAACTAGCCATAaatctaacaaaataataaatcacaaccCTCATGAACCAAAATGAAGGTCCAATTTCACGACGTAATAAGATCAGTGTTAGAGCCACAAGACGATATCTTCACCCCGTACTGATCAATGTTTCTTTTACATAAAAGAGGaagaacatgatatatatatatatataatgtttccACGAAAGCTTAAGATCGATTAGCATGCTTCTAAAGAAAACATGCAATGTTTTCCTCCCTCTCCAGCTCGTGTTGCATGCGTTACTCTTAACTGCCAAAGAAACGTACTACTTTTCCcacagaaaagaagaagaagcagcagcagcaggagGCAAGGACTTCCAAGGTGGCCAGCTTCCTCCATGATCGTCTCAAAGCTCCAAGTGAAACCACGCAGATCGGCGCATTaccatcctagcatttgggagCCCAATATCATTCACTCGTTAAGCTCACCTTATACTGTGAGTCACTAGCTCACTGATAAGTGATAAGCGTAGTGATAAGATTGCAATTAGTGACGATCCTCTCTTCCCAGCTAGCGGCCTCTCACCTATAATTTGCAGCTTATATCAATTATAAAACATTTGAAATATTAAACACCCTCGGTTAATCCCTTCTATGTGACCATCCGGCCATTTTATAATCACTTTTTACaaccatcataaaaaaattattttcctttattttttcttccaatcaagTTTTacaaacatcaataaaaaaaaaattcatttaaagaaaaatgtaaaaagttgaaaaaataaattgaaatttttgttgtttatggTTATCAAAAGAGTAGTTGTTCATGATTAAGCTAAGACTTATTTTAAGCAAAACTATTTAGCCAATtagttttcaagaaaacaattaCTTTTTTAGTACTGTTACATCCACAAACGAATTagataaaagtaatctcacaaactgatattGCTTCATctaatccgttagatctactttacaacaaaaataactttataatctgacaaaccacgtaaaaccacatcagtttatgatttttatttttattttatgtaattcttttatagTTAGAGTATTTTCCttatctttttttatgtttggttgtaatgtgaaaatattttcttggaaacgtttttttgttgtttggtgCCAATGACTTATTTTGTAAATGTAgatttttatgtgatatatatatatatatataaatatatatgtaatatttatgtttcaaCTTTTACTTctataattatcttaaagtcAAATTGCGCTTTGTGCattttaattgaactttttatCCTACTTGCTTTCAAGATTGATCCAGTACTAATTAGtcattattttagaaattaaactACTAACTATATTGACGTGGCAAACTGCATGACATGTCACTTGCCatgtaaactaaaaaaatttaaaacttaaaacttaaaaaagtcgttaaaaattagaaatagaatttagaaaaaaaatgataaaaaatattacaaatttaagaaattaaaatagataaaattaaaaatggaggGGAGAAGACCAAACGAGAGGAAATGAATacgaaagataaaagaaatcaaGTTGAGGAATAGCAGAATGTTAGGTGGGTCCCACAAATACATCTAAACATCTAAATATCTATTAGGTCATTTTTCACAAATACATCTAATACATCTAAGAGTCATGCTAGGCGaaattcttctctctctcttttcactaAAGAAGAGGTGAAGTGTGTGAGTGTGCGTTTTGGGCATGAGGTGTCAGAGGGATGTTGTTATAACGGAAAGAGGCGCTCTTATGGAGGAATATTTTGTAGAGGAACACTTCCGTGGTGATTGTCAATCGAGAAAGGAGCAAGGTACGGTGGAATAGCATGGAGAAGGTATTGGAATTAgaggaaaaatggaggaaacTCCGTTTTTCAGAAGGGGAGGCAACGAACATTGTTCTGGATGATAAAGAGGATGAGGAGTTGAAATACAAAGAAGACAGAAGCCTCGTGGGAAGAGTATGCTCAACAAGGGTCATCAGAAGGAGGTGCTGGGCTCAACCATGGACAAGGTGTGGAGAATCAATAAGGCAACAACTTTCTTAGAGCTATGCACAAACACCTTCGTCATTACTTTCAATACTCAAGCTAATAAAGAAAGAGTGTGGGCGGGGAAACTGTGACTTTTTGATAACCAATTTCTAGTTTTGAAAAGCTTTGATGGTTTTACCCCCCCAACGAATGAACTTTGAGATGGAGAGCTTTTGGGTGAGAATGTACAACTTTCCTTTAGCGTATATGACAAAATCTCGAGGAGAGCAGATTGGAGGGACGGTGGGTCAAGTGGAAGATGTGGATACCCAGATGGATGGTAGTGGTTGGGGAAATTATTTGAGAGTTCAAATTAGAATAAACATCATGTTGCCTTTACCCAAAGGGAGAACAATACGAGTAAAAGGGGATAATCTTTGGATCCCATTCAGCTACGAAAAAATGCCTagaatttgtttttcttgtggTTGCATAAGGCATAGGGAGTTAGGATGTAAAAATCAAGGAGGTTCTAAGGAGGGGGAAGAGCAGTATGGGGCCTAGTTGAGAGTTAGTAAGGGAATGAGGGCGAGATCCTATAAATATAACACAAATGGGGGGCTAGagaaacataaagaaaaaataggggtgggaggggaagaaaaaaaatgagagaaccCCAGGGACTTGCTTGATGGAAGAAGAGATAGACACTAACACCTCTAGAGAAGAGAAAGGAGGCTCAACAACAGATAGAGTAGAGGAGTTATCAGCCACATTGCAGGATGTAGaaggggaaggaaaaaaaaccagTGATGAGGGAGAGGTTGGGACAGAGAGTCAGGGGTTGTTTGTTATCCTGATGGGGGAATGGAGAATAAAATGGGAGAGTATGAGGGTTTGGGTTTGCTGAAGGGGGAAGGAAAGAGCAAGGCAGATAATAAAACTACTAAGAAAGGGGCATGGAAGAGGAGAGCAAGAGAAAAAGGAGGGAGGGTGGAAAATGAGGAAGTTATCTTGAGCAGGGCAAAAAGAAGCCATGATACGATGGAGGAGGAGTTGAGGTGGAAAGGGAGGAAAAAAGCAAGAGGGGAGGAAGGGGAGGTGGATGTAGACTTCACAAATGTTGTGGCGGAGGCTGTTAATCAGTCCCGccaaatattatgaaaatcttaagttggaactgccgagggttGGGAAATCCTTAGACAGTTCAAGATCTCTGTAGCAtggcagaggaaaaaaaaatccaatgttatttttattatggaaACAAAGAGTGGAAGGGACAACTTTGAAAGATTGAGAAGGCGGCTTAGATTTGAGGGCTGTTTCATAGTAAAATCTGTAGGAAAAGGGGGTGGTGTGCTGCTTCTATGGAATGACAAGGTTAATGTAGAAATAAGAAACTATTCACAAAGGCACATAAATGCTTGGGTGAGGGATGGGGGTACAAATGAAATGTGGTTACTCACTGGCTTTTATGGCCAGCCTGAGGCTGGGAAGAGGAAGGAATCTTGGGACCTTTTAGCCTCATTAAATCCTGAAGGGTCTATGGGGTGGTGCATGGTtggggatttcaatgagataATCTCCAATGatgagaaagagggaggaaggCCTAGACCAGAAAAACAAATGGATGATTTTAGGAATGTTCTCTCTAAAGGAAACCTGCATGACTTAGGCTGGAAAGGCGATAAGTACACTTGGAGTAACATGCATGGGGATGAATCTTTCACTAAGGAAAGATTAGACAGGGTTGTTGCTAATACAAAATGGATTGAGGTTTTCAATGAGGTATGGGTGGATGTTTTAACATCAAGAACTTCTGATCATAAGCCCATCTTGATCAATGTTCTTAAAGGAAGGAAGAGGCACTGATTTAAAAAGCATGGTTTCAAATATGAAGCAAACTTGGCACTAGAGGAGTGTAGAGAGGTGGTAAGAAAGGTATGGAAACAGAAAGAGGTGGCATGAATCCTCTCAATAAAGTGGAGAAGTGTCTGAACAAAAGCAAGAAGGCCTTACTGATGTGGAGTAgacaaagaaaaagaggaagtgaAAAGGAGATAGAAGAGAAAATAGCTGAGCTTCAACAACTACAGTTAGCTGAGAATAATTCCAATGTATATGTGATAAGGAGAGTGAAAGGGGAGTTAAGTTTTTTACTGGGAAAAGAGGATATGAGAAGGAGATAGTGAGCAAAGGCCAATTGGTACAGTCTGGGagataaaaacacaaaatttttccaCGCCTGTGCCaatcaaagaaggaagagaaacaCTATAAAGGAAGTCATTAATGATGAGAACATAAGGGTCACAGGAAATATAGGGATTGAAAGAGCTTTTAGCCTCTACTTTGAAAACCAGTTATGTTCTACTAACCCATCCAGTGAAGAGATAGAAGAATGTTTGAGATGCATAGAGCCAAAGGTGACAAGGGAGATGAATGTAATGTTGTCCAAAAGTTTCACTAGAATGGAGATTGAGGAGGCTTTGAAACAAATGTCCCATTTGAAGTCACCTGGTCCAGATGGCTTCGGGGCTTGTTTCTATCAAAACCACTGAAACTTGATTGGAGAAGAGGTTAGTGAGGCTGCTTTAAGTGTCTTAAATGGTAATTCTTGGATCCCCTCTCTAAATCACACTTTTCTAGCTTTGATTCCTAAGATAAATGAGCCTTAGCTGGTGAGTGATTTCAGACCAATTAGTTTGTGCAATGTTTTGTACAAACTAATTACTAAATCCATTACTAACAGACTTAAAAAGGTGCTGTCTTTGATTATTACCCCAACACAGAGTGTTTTTTTAACTGGGAGATTGATTTTAGATAACACCATGGTTGCTTATGAGTTGATACACTATGAAAAccaggaagaaaggaaaaacatggAGTATGGCAGTAAAATTAGATATGTCAAAAGCTTTTAATCGAATAGAGTGGATTTTCTTAGAGGTTGTAATGAAGAAGTTAGGATTCAGTGTTGGCTGGATAAACCTCATAATGAAATGTGTTACCACTGTGTCTTATTCGGTGTTTGTAAATGGGAATCCTGGTGAAAGGTTCTATCCTTCAAGGGGCATAAGACAGGGTGACCCTTTGTCACCATACCTCTTTATTATTTGTGTTGAAGGGCTAAGCTGCCTATTAAACCAATCTGAGAAGATGGGCATTACTAGACCAAGTAGCAAGAGGTGGAACTTCCATTAACCActtactttttgcagatgactaCGTTTTGTTTGGTAGAGCCTCACTCGTGGAATGGAATAAGCTGCAAGAGATTTTAATAAAGTATGAGAAGGACTCAGGGCAGCTTCTGAATAAGGATTAGACTTCTATCTTTTTCAGTAGCAACTAGGCCTGATCTCGgcccggtccggtccagtcttgggccattttgtggaccggacaggacctattcggtctacaatttctccaccctggaccggaccgagtcacatataggtccggtccatttcggtccagtccggtccagcgtcggtccagtcggtctggacatgcctaaaatgggccattcagcccatctaaatgtgatttttttttttgcccaatttcaattattttcggcccatttcaaatttggtacttttttttaactaaaactatttaaaaaacttgattttgaaaaatacaatgataaaaaaaaaagttaaaactaatctatataaaataaaaaaaaccaaaaaaaaaaaataataataataatacagaagttattacaaattacaaattataatccaaaattAACAACTTAAACACTTGACATATATGCATCAAAATTCTAGTTGCTACTTGCTACATCCAGCTTACTAATCTTCAACTCAGACTTCAGTTACTCAAGAGTTAGGATAAGTAGGGCtgtaacaaaaaaagaagaaaacaattatCAAGTAGGAATCAAAATTCTAGCTGCTACATCCAAACTAGCATAATCAACAACTTcgatagaatttaaaaattataatcttctcacctctttagtctttaatcatCATTGGGTATAGGGCCAGTAGGCATTGAATTTGACCCCTCCATAGAATCAGCAAAGCTCGGGTCCccaacaagttctatccataaaaatttaaaacaaaacaagttaaataaagttacattacataaaagataaaacaaaataaaccacaaaatatatcaaaggtaattttattacatacccATATCCAGTTGCTTCTCAAATTCttcaacttcatccattaaagtcctaaggcttattggagtagaagaagaacaaaaccagttttgtgcacatatgagaccctcaacactcattggatttaaactacttcggaaagggtcaagtacacgacccgcaatgctaaatgtagattcagaagacacagtagataccggtattgcaaGAACATCACGTGCAACCTTTGAAAGTACGtgatatctaactgaattcaccttccaccaagttagaaggtcaaaactatcatcttcatcctcacatctttcagctagatatctatcaacctctgacttactttccaaactATCTTCTGACTGCAACTGTTGCTTAAATTCAGCCATAATTTTTGCCTTTCTACTAGCCACATTGTCAGCTGAAAGAGCTACATCTTCATGTTGGGAACTTGTGCGCTGAGGAGAATgcccttcttcattttccatgTATGCATCATATATGCGGATAAATgtatttttcaccttccaactaaaatcaagtttttttgcatgatcatgtgcatacattttctccaacccaaaatcaagatatcgCATCTTGTAGCGAGGATCAAGAAGAACCCCAACATAAAgcaacatattttgattttccaagttctcccaatacttatcaaactttctcttcatattgatggccattaatcccaccaTGGGGTTTCGTTCTTCACACTCCATATTAATGGTatctttaataataaccaactccggaaaaaaaacattacaagttacatattcaccccccgaaaattttaaagttgcatcatgaaataatgCAAGAAACCTCACAAACAACTGTACCTTCGCCCAATCGGATTcattgggaggccctaacttctttgattttctcgtattcaccacatggtctacattttcatcatcgacatcgtcgtcatcatcatctctaatactactaaggaagcatggatcttcttcctccaaccgATCAAAAgcccttttaaattttgaagccctctccaacataagataggtggagttccacctagtcggtACATCTAGGCAAACTTGACTTTTAGATTGAATATCTTCCAACCCCACACATTTCTGATATGTACTCCACTTTTGAGGGGATGATTTAACATAATTCACAACACCCCTCACCTTCGTAATAGactcatcatattcttttaacTCCTCACGaacaattaagttcaaaatgtgggcacaacatcaaacatgcaagaattcatgttccaagattGTGTATTTcctatactttgtttttttttttcaaataagaaacagctccattattagaacttgcattatcaagtgtcagtgcaagtatttttggtcgcccccaatcatgcaaacacatctttatgcccttaccaagggtatcactcttgtgattttcaaccaaacaaaatgaaagaatcctcttgtgtaacttccaaccattatcaataaaatgtgctgtgagacacatatagtttaggttttgcacggatgtccatgtgTCCGTAGTGAGAGAAACTCGCTGCTCTCGAagagcatttctcaacttttgtttttcttttaaaaacaaattaaagcaatcATTGGCAACCGTTATACGGGATGAAATTCCTACCCACTTAGGAcaaaccacaagcataaacttCCTGAAACCCTCCCCTTCAGCATACCTAAatggcaactcatcaagaataatcatctttgctaaggcttgtcggcaagcctcaacactaaatgcaatagacacaagtcccccactaccactaccacttcctccctccaccttccaaGCTAGAGTCATCTGAGATTTATCCGTCTTCTTAAACGGACATTTCTTACACTGGtgctcaatgtgatacttcatgtttttcgtaccattggtcttcgtatcacatgcatacgaagcaccacaataattacatgcagccctaggtttagtTGGATCACCttttagaatttttgtaaaatgatcccaaacAAATGACCTAACTCTACCTTTTTGTGACCCACCAACTGATTGATCACTTACagtgggtgggggtgggggtggacgTGGAGGCATGTTTGGTCTTGACCCTTGCACATCACTTGTagaagactccatctataaaaTGGAGTCGGGACAAACaagacaaaagaataaaagaattagaaaacaaggaaaaattatatagtgTTAAAGGCTTAAAGCCTTGTAAATTCATGCATCTCAGATTCTACAAAgtaatttttctcaaattcttctACAAATTCtgaactatatattatataatatattatattatatatataacctatgtatatatataatatatatgagtcaACAACTCTAAAAGAATTACAAATTAATGCATCTCAGATTATCAAGTTCTCAATTCTCAACtatatgagttatatttttctacaaattatatgcatcacAGACTCACagtcacagattcacaaattatatgcatcacAGACTCACAGTCATAGATTCCAACAAAGCCTAAAATGCAAGACAGCAAGAGTGCCAACACTGCCAAGAGTGCCAaaatttctacaaattatatgcatctcatattcccaaaatttctacaaattatatgcatcTCAGTtcgaccaacaaaacaaaattttgcttcaaccaaaaaaaaaaaaaattttttcgAAGTCCCTGACCCC containing:
- the LOC118349639 gene encoding STOREKEEPER protein-like yields the protein MASKRLKEDPPPAYTSGEDEESDEDAVSDEEVEEKNEKSEDEQGEEDDDDGEDEEEEEEKSPARKPSVNSSSSSKVVSKPQTSSGSETESGSASESEKSPATPSVSGFTIKPITSKPMGELPKPKKPNNNSNNQSTPIAVSGSLSKRAAETDPSNTKNPKKRKVSSSSATNGDDEDSKKPPGTLQRLWSEEDELAVLKGMIEYESKKGSNSYADMGALHEFMKRKLHVEVSKAQLMEKIRRMKKKYRTNFEKGGEDMVFSKPHEHKAFELSKKIWGNVANNKNEPSSNQKGKANNGTSVALALPKQEVAIGGKEELGNGETKGDEKTENFGMSYPCLNAALETMAGTGCLGFGKSYTRDFMVDIGNAKAMELENKGRKVREAELEAYVKKTEFLHELSKLKLEIMKKRA